A single genomic interval of Candidatus Jordarchaeales archaeon harbors:
- a CDS encoding gamma carbonic anhydrase family protein, with amino-acid sequence MPIIEYLGKTPKIHPTAYVSPNALVSGDVELGEGSSIFDYAVVRGDLSTIKIGKYSNIQDNCSIHAGITPCTIGDYVTVGHGAVIHGATIGNYVIIGINSTVLDGATIGDNCIIGAGAVITPNTQIPPESLVLGNPAKPVKKIEEHHKLTIKLSAESYAQLAQQYKQILKQK; translated from the coding sequence ATGCCCATAATCGAATACCTCGGCAAAACCCCCAAAATCCACCCCACAGCATACGTCAGCCCAAACGCCCTCGTATCAGGAGACGTCGAACTAGGCGAAGGATCCTCAATCTTCGACTACGCCGTAGTAAGAGGAGACCTCTCAACAATAAAAATAGGAAAATACTCAAACATACAAGACAACTGCTCAATCCACGCAGGAATAACACCATGCACAATAGGAGACTACGTAACAGTCGGACACGGAGCCGTAATCCACGGAGCAACAATAGGAAACTACGTAATAATAGGAATCAACAGCACAGTACTAGACGGAGCAACAATAGGAGACAACTGCATAATCGGAGCAGGAGCCGTCATAACACCAAACACCCAAATCCCACCCGAAAGCCTAGTCCTCGGCAACCCAGCAAAACCAGTCAAAAAAATCGAAGAACACCACAAACTAACAATAAAACTAAGCGCAGAAAGCTACGCCCAACTAGCACAACAATACAAACAAATACTCAAACAAAAATAA